In the genome of Entelurus aequoreus isolate RoL-2023_Sb linkage group LG08, RoL_Eaeq_v1.1, whole genome shotgun sequence, one region contains:
- the pigf gene encoding phosphatidylinositol-glycan biosynthesis class F protein: MWDHEIRAMASTHAIIAASVFVATVVPAAVVPGFSVYGTHLLWLYSVSGAVTSVSVAIFWLLGISPPTKKHTLGYKLSRLFRSCLYFFLSCLFFHTVVVLYGAPLIESAVETFSLAVLLSSLTTLRCLCVLGPNVQAWIRVFSRHGAMSVWDTCLQITVALTVVGAWVGAFPIPLDWDRPWQVWPVSCSLGAIFGYLSGLVVAPAWIHFHRKQLTYKCK; encoded by the exons ATGTGGGACCACGAGATCCGAGCCATGGCGAGCACCCACGCCATCATCGCCGCTTCGGTGTTCGTGGCGACCGTGGTGCCCGCTGCTGTCGTACCGGGGTTCTCGGTGTATGGAACCCACCTTCTGTGGCTCTACTCGGTGTCCGGGGCGGTCACCTCGGTCAGTGTCGCCATCTTCTGGCTGCTCGGCATCTCCCCGCCGACCAAGAAGCACACGTTGGGATACAAG CTGTCAAGGTTGTTCCGTTCCTGTTTGTACTTCTTCCTGTCCTGCTTGTTCTTCCACACAGTCGTGGTTCTCTACGGCGCCCCGCTGATCGA GTCGGCGGTGGAGACCTTCTCTCTGGCCGTGCTGCTGTCCTCCCTCACCACCCTGAGGTGTCTCTGCGTCCTCGGACCAAACGTCCAGGCCTGGATCCGAGTGTTCAGTCGCCACGG CGCCATGTCCGTGTGGGACACCTGTCTCCAGATCACTGTGGCCCTTACGGTGGTGGGAGCTTGGGTGGGAGCTTTCCCGATTCCTCTGGACTGGGACAGGCCTTGGCAG GTTTGGCCAGTTTCCTGCAGCCTGGGCGCCATATTTGGCTACCTGTCGGGTCTGGTGGTGGCGCCGGCGTGGATCCACTTCCACCGCAAGCAGCTCACCTACAAGTGTAAATAG